A single genomic interval of Apteryx mantelli isolate bAptMan1 chromosome 21, bAptMan1.hap1, whole genome shotgun sequence harbors:
- the SET gene encoding protein SET — MRAALPAPRQQQQQEEEAAVVVILAVESVRQCERRCCPCYPGAPGPGGGGGSAPAAEGARAVAAAAGGVCARPPLRSVPLQPPPSALRSAATNMSAPAAKVSKKELNSNHDGADETSEKEQQEAIEHIDEVQNEIDRLNEQASEEILKVEQKYNKLRQPFFQKRSELIAKIPNFWVTTFVNHPQVSALLGEEDEEALHYLTRVEVTEFEDIKSGYRIDFYFDENPYFENKVLSKEFHLNESGDPSSKSTEIKWKSGKDLTKRSSQTQNKASRKRQHEEPESFFTWFTDHSDAGADELGEVIKDDIWPNPLQYYLVPDMDDEEGEGEEDDDDDEEEEGLEDIDEEGDEDEGEEDEDDDEGEEGEEDEGEDD, encoded by the exons AtgcgcgccgcgctgcccgcccctcgccagcagcagcagcaggaggaggaggcggcggtggtggTGATTCTGGCTGTGGAGAGCGTGAGGCAGTGCGAGCGCCGCTGCTGCCCCTGTTATCCGGGAGCCCCAGGTCCGGGCGGAGGAGGCGGGAGCGCCCCGGCGGCGGAGGGAGCCcgagcggtggcagcagcagcaggaggagtcTGTGcccggccccccctccgctcAGTCCCGTTacagccccctccctccgcgctccgctccgcagccACCAACATGTCGGCGCCGGCGGCCAAAGTCAGTAAGAAGGAGCTGAACTCCAACCACGATGGGGCCGACGAGACCTCAG aaaaagagCAACAGGAAGCAATTGAACACATTGATGAAGTACAGAATGAAATAGACAG ACTGAATGAACAAGCCAGTGAGGAAATTTTGAAAGTAGAACAGAAATACAACAAACTCCGCCAACCATTCTTCCAGAAGAGGTCAGAATTGATCGCCAAAATCCCAAATTTCTGGGTAACAACATTTGTCAACCACCCACAAG TATCTGCACTGCTGGGGGAAGAAGATGAGGAGGCACTGCATTATTTGACCAGAGTTGAGGTGACAGAATTTGAAGATATCAAATCAGGTTACAGAATAGATTTT TATTTTGATGAGAATCCATACTTTGAAAATAAAGTTCTCTCCAAAGAGTTTCACCTGAATGAAAGTGGAGACCCATCTTCAAAATCAACTGAGATCAAATGGAAATCTGGGAAG GATCTGACAAAGCGTTCAAGCCAGACACAGAACAAAGCCAGTAGGAAGAGGCAGCATGAAGAGCCAGAAAGTTTCTTTACCTGGTTCACTGACCACTCTGATGCAGGGGCTGATGAACTAGGAGAAGTCATCAAGGATGACATCTGGCCAAATCCGTTACAGTACTACTTG GTTCCTGATATGGATGATgaagaaggggagggagaggaggacgATGACGACGATGAAGAGGAAGAGGGATTGGAGGatattgatgaagaaggtgaTGAAGATGAGGGGGAGGaagatgaagatgatgatgagggagaggaaggagag GAGGATGAAGGAGAAGATGACTAA